The following proteins are encoded in a genomic region of Rudaeicoccus suwonensis:
- a CDS encoding NADPH-dependent FMN reductase, protein MTLPRIAFIIGSTRPDRVGPAVAEWAFDLAGRRDDAAYDLIDLAHVGLPLLDEPEPAAARHYVHDHTRRWSRLIEEYDGYVFVSPEYNRGVSAALKNAIDFLYTEWNDKAAGLICYGSSGGLRAGEALKATLGEVQIATVRAQVSLSIYDDMVDFAEMAPRDYQAGNLDAMLTQLTRWAGALKPLRA, encoded by the coding sequence GTGACACTCCCGCGGATCGCGTTCATCATCGGCAGCACCCGTCCCGACCGTGTGGGGCCGGCCGTCGCGGAGTGGGCGTTCGATCTCGCCGGCCGTCGCGACGATGCGGCATACGACTTGATCGACCTGGCACATGTCGGACTGCCGCTGCTCGACGAGCCCGAACCCGCCGCCGCACGGCACTACGTGCACGATCACACCCGCCGCTGGTCGCGGCTGATCGAGGAGTATGACGGGTATGTCTTCGTCAGCCCGGAGTACAACCGCGGGGTGTCGGCGGCGCTGAAGAACGCCATCGACTTCCTTTATACGGAGTGGAATGACAAGGCCGCCGGGCTGATCTGTTACGGATCCAGCGGTGGTCTGCGAGCCGGTGAGGCGCTCAAGGCGACACTCGGCGAGGTGCAGATCGCGACCGTGCGCGCACAGGTGTCGCTGTCGATCTACGACGACATGGTCGACTTCGCCGAGATGGCGCCGAGGGACTACCAGGCCGGCAATCTCGACGCGATGCTGACGCAGCTGACCCGCTGGGCCGGCGCGCTGAAGCCGTTGCGCGCCTGA
- a CDS encoding toxic anion resistance protein has translation MSDLDLSGGLGDQWQNSNGQQAGSPLGQPQQPYAAQPGQPQPGQGQPAYGAPQQPAPQAPYQQPPVPVQTQAPMAPQLPPVAPPSSTSLVLEAPQPVPVINEQQAVQAVPVAPEAQTELDRKAEAFVGELTAMDMKAPAFNDKVNSIINMGDADIRKSSDVSNRMLQRPAAQMGKDSAQSKVSGTLIDLRRTVTDLDPNRADLKGAKKVLKFLPGGNKIENYFAKYQSAQSHIDQIIRSLASGQDELRKDNASIEVERNNMWQAMQKLGEYNQLATALDGAVERKVAELEAAGRTEDAQIMKSDVLFAVRQRRQDIMTQMAVSVQGYLALDLVRKNNQELIRGVDRAQTTTIAALRTAVIVSQALAQQKVVLDQITAVNATTSNLIEATSEQLKVQGTQINQQAASSTIEIEKLQRAFDNVFETMDTIDQFRSQATQSMSQTIGALEGQVQRAKPYLERSMRGQGIDATTSATFNPTGQPQQLGQGPTPPQAPYGGGQPGQ, from the coding sequence ATGTCCGACCTCGATCTGAGCGGTGGGCTCGGCGATCAGTGGCAGAACAGCAACGGCCAGCAGGCAGGTAGCCCGCTGGGACAACCGCAGCAGCCGTATGCCGCGCAGCCCGGTCAGCCGCAGCCTGGTCAGGGCCAACCGGCATATGGGGCGCCACAACAGCCCGCCCCCCAGGCGCCCTACCAGCAGCCGCCGGTCCCGGTGCAGACCCAGGCGCCGATGGCCCCGCAACTTCCGCCGGTGGCTCCGCCCAGTTCGACGTCGTTGGTGCTCGAGGCTCCTCAGCCGGTGCCGGTGATCAACGAGCAGCAGGCAGTGCAGGCGGTGCCGGTCGCACCTGAGGCGCAGACCGAGCTCGACCGCAAGGCGGAGGCCTTCGTCGGTGAGCTCACTGCGATGGACATGAAGGCCCCGGCCTTCAACGACAAGGTCAACTCCATCATCAACATGGGTGACGCTGACATCCGCAAGTCCTCGGACGTCTCGAACCGTATGCTGCAGCGCCCGGCCGCGCAGATGGGCAAGGACTCCGCACAGAGCAAGGTCAGCGGCACGCTGATCGACCTGCGCCGCACGGTCACCGACCTCGACCCGAATCGCGCCGACCTCAAGGGCGCCAAGAAGGTCCTGAAGTTCCTGCCCGGCGGCAACAAGATCGAGAACTACTTCGCGAAATACCAGTCGGCGCAGAGTCACATCGACCAGATCATCCGGTCACTGGCCAGTGGCCAGGACGAGTTGCGCAAGGACAACGCTTCGATCGAGGTCGAGCGCAACAACATGTGGCAGGCCATGCAGAAGCTCGGCGAATACAACCAGCTGGCAACAGCACTCGACGGCGCGGTCGAGCGCAAGGTCGCCGAACTCGAGGCCGCGGGCCGCACCGAAGATGCCCAGATCATGAAATCGGACGTGTTGTTCGCGGTGCGCCAGCGCCGGCAGGACATCATGACCCAGATGGCGGTGTCGGTGCAGGGCTATCTGGCCCTGGACCTGGTGCGCAAGAACAACCAGGAGTTGATCCGCGGCGTCGACCGCGCACAGACCACGACCATCGCAGCGCTGCGCACGGCCGTCATCGTCAGCCAGGCGCTGGCCCAGCAGAAGGTCGTCCTCGACCAGATCACCGCGGTCAACGCCACGACCTCCAACCTCATCGAGGCCACCTCGGAGCAGCTCAAGGTCCAGGGCACCCAGATCAACCAGCAGGCGGCATCGAGCACGATCGAGATCGAGAAGCTGCAGCGCGCCTTCGACAACGTCTTCGAGACGATGGACACGATCGACCAATTCCGTTCGCAGGCAACGCAATCCATGTCCCAGACGATCGGTGCCCTTGAGGGCCAGGTGCAGCGGGCCAAGCCCTACCTCGAGCGGTCGATGCGCGGCCAGGGCATCGATGCCACCACCTCGGCGACCTTCAACCCGACCGGTCAGCCGCAGCAGCTCGGCCAAGGCCCCACCCCGCCGCAGGCGCCGTATGGCGGCGGCCAGCCCGGCCAGTAG
- a CDS encoding TerD family protein gives MAKGANIALRREIPNLTGVVVGVAWDGGGERSLTDNLALMTILVGADGRALSPDHVVFFNQLVSADLSTAQLQQALGGDDEQVEVDLDAVPAEVERIVTVLYLSEGSGNTRTLGQLRSLVVRVLNLDGGASIISTVNLADGLQSETALKLIELYRHNGEWKLRALGLGYTAGLAGVAKEFGVPL, from the coding sequence ATGGCCAAGGGGGCGAACATCGCCCTCCGCAGAGAGATCCCGAACCTCACCGGGGTCGTGGTCGGCGTCGCCTGGGACGGTGGTGGCGAGCGCTCGCTGACCGACAACCTGGCGCTCATGACGATCCTGGTCGGTGCCGACGGCCGAGCGCTGTCACCGGACCACGTCGTCTTCTTCAACCAGTTGGTGTCGGCGGATCTGTCGACCGCGCAGCTGCAGCAGGCACTCGGCGGCGACGACGAGCAGGTCGAGGTAGACCTGGATGCCGTCCCCGCCGAGGTCGAGCGGATCGTCACCGTGCTCTATCTGTCGGAAGGCAGCGGCAACACGCGCACCCTTGGGCAGTTGCGCAGCCTGGTGGTCCGAGTGCTCAACCTCGACGGCGGTGCCTCGATCATCTCGACGGTCAATCTCGCGGACGGCCTGCAGAGCGAGACAGCGCTCAAACTCATCGAGCTCTACCGCCACAACGGCGAATGGAAGCTGCGGGCGCTCGGCCTCGGTTACACGGCTGGACTCGCAGGAGTGGCAAAGGAATTCGGGGTGCCGCTGTGA